The sequence GGCTCCTCGTGGGAGCGGCTGGTGGACGTGACGGTGTACCTCACGGACATGAAGCGGGACTTCCCCACGTACAACCGGCTGTGGGCGGAGTACTTCAAGGACAACCCGCCGTGCCGCACCACGCTCGAAATCAACGCGCTGCCCACGCCCATCGCCATCGAACTGAAGTGCATCGCCACCATTGGAGACGAGTGACATGGGACGACTGACCCCCATCAACTTCAAGAAGTGGATCGACGAGCACCGCCACCTGCTCAAGCCGCCCGTGGGCAACCAGCAGGTCTGGGCGGACCGGGACTTCATGGTCACCGTGGTGGGCGGGCCCAACTCGCGCACGGACTTCCACGTCAACGAGGGCGAGGAGTTCTTCTACCAGCTGGAGGGCGACATCACCCTGCGCGTCATCGACGAGGGGCAGGTGCAGGACGTCCCCATCCGCGAGGGCGAAATCTTCCTCCTGCCGCCCAAGGTGCCGCACTCGCCGCAGCGGCCCCCCAACACCATCGGGCTGGTGCTGGAGCGCCGCCGCCAGCCGCAGGAGCTGGACTCCTTCCTGTGGCTGTGCCCGAAGTGCGGCGAGAAGCTCTATGAGGAATCGCTGCACGTCACGAATCTGGTGACGCAGCTGCCGCCGGTGTTCGAGCACTTCTATGGCAACCCCGACAACTGCACGTGCAAGAAGTGCGGCACGAAGGTGGCGCGGGGTGGTGCGCCCAAGTGAAGGTCGACATCCACACGCACCTGCTCCCCCCGGAGTTTCCCCGCTTCGCCGAGCGCTTCGGCTACGGCGGCTTCATCACGCTGGACCACCACGCGCCCTGCCGCGCGCGGATGCTGCGGGATGACGGGAAGTTCTTCCGCGAGATTGAAAGCAACTGCTGGGACCCGAAGCAGCGCGTGACGGAGTGCGACGCGCACGGCGTCCAGGTGCAGGTGCTGTCCACGGTGCCGGTGCTGTTCAGCTACTGGGCCAAGCCGCAGGACGGCCTGGAGGTGGCGCGCTTCCTCAACGACCACCTGGCCGGCGCGGTGGCCTCCGCGCCGAAGCGCTTCGTGGGGCTGGGCACGGTGCCGCTCCAATCCACCGACCTGGCGGTCAAGGAATTGGAGCGCTGCGTGCGCACGCTCGGGTTCGCGGGCGTGCAGATTGGCAGCCACGTCAACGACCTGAACCTCTCCGACCCGGCCCTCTTCCCCTTCTTCCAGGCCGCGAGCGACCTGGGCGCGGCCGTCTTCGTGCACCCGTGGGACATGATGGGTGAGGCGAAGATGACGAAGTACTGGCTGCCGTGGCTGGTGGGGATGCCGGCGGAGGTGTCGCTGGCCATCTGCTCGCTCATCTTCGGCGGGGTGATGGAGCGGCTGCCGAAGCTGCGGCTCGCCTTCGCGCACGGCGGC comes from Corallococcus macrosporus and encodes:
- the nbaC gene encoding 3-hydroxyanthranilate 3,4-dioxygenase gives rise to the protein MGRLTPINFKKWIDEHRHLLKPPVGNQQVWADRDFMVTVVGGPNSRTDFHVNEGEEFFYQLEGDITLRVIDEGQVQDVPIREGEIFLLPPKVPHSPQRPPNTIGLVLERRRQPQELDSFLWLCPKCGEKLYEESLHVTNLVTQLPPVFEHFYGNPDNCTCKKCGTKVARGGAPK
- a CDS encoding amidohydrolase family protein; this translates as MKVDIHTHLLPPEFPRFAERFGYGGFITLDHHAPCRARMLRDDGKFFREIESNCWDPKQRVTECDAHGVQVQVLSTVPVLFSYWAKPQDGLEVARFLNDHLAGAVASAPKRFVGLGTVPLQSTDLAVKELERCVRTLGFAGVQIGSHVNDLNLSDPALFPFFQAASDLGAAVFVHPWDMMGEAKMTKYWLPWLVGMPAEVSLAICSLIFGGVMERLPKLRLAFAHGGGAFPGTLGRIQHGFEVRPDLVAVDNKVAPRDYLGRFWVDSLVHDAETLRAIVKLFGADKVALGSDYPFPLGEERPGTLIESLTDLAPSVREQLLYRNALEWLGRSHEDFAP